The proteins below are encoded in one region of Persephonella sp.:
- the moaD gene encoding molybdopterin converting factor subunit 1 gives MRIKVLYFSSIKDKIGMSSENIEMAENSTVYDLIKLLSEKYPQIKDSLKNSMFAVNEEYASTEQELKEGDTVAIIPPVSGG, from the coding sequence TTGAGGATTAAGGTTTTATACTTTTCCTCTATAAAAGATAAAATAGGTATGTCTTCTGAAAATATAGAAATGGCAGAAAATTCCACTGTCTACGACCTTATAAAACTTTTATCTGAAAAGTATCCACAGATAAAAGATTCTCTTAAAAATTCAATGTTTGCCGTCAATGAAGAATATGCTTCCACAGAACAAGAACTTAAAGAAGGAGATACTGTGGCAATAATTCCACCTGTCAGCGGCGGATAA
- the ilvC gene encoding ketol-acid reductoisomerase: MAKIYYDEDASLEVLKDKTVAIIGYGSQGHAHALNLRDSGINVVIGLYSGSKSAERAKAEGFEVLIPDEAAKKADVIMMLIPDTIQPEVYKTAILPNLDEGNALAFAHGFNIHFGQIVPPDYVDVFLVAPKGPGHLVRWQYEEGKGVPGLVAVHQDFTGKAKDIALAYAKGIGCTRAGLIETTFAEETETDLFGEQAVLCGGATALIKAGFETLVEAGYQPEVAYFECLHELKLIVDLIYQYGISGMRYSISDTARYGDVTRGDRIYKAVKPIHQKILEEIQRGEFAKEWILENVANRPHFNAMVQKDEKHPVEEVGKELRKMMPWLEGKGL; encoded by the coding sequence ATGGCAAAAATTTATTACGATGAAGATGCATCTCTTGAGGTATTAAAGGACAAAACAGTTGCAATAATTGGATACGGTAGTCAAGGACACGCACATGCATTAAACCTTAGAGATAGTGGAATTAATGTTGTTATTGGTCTTTATTCAGGTAGTAAATCTGCAGAAAGAGCCAAAGCAGAAGGATTTGAAGTTCTTATTCCAGATGAGGCGGCTAAAAAAGCTGATGTAATAATGATGCTTATCCCTGATACAATCCAGCCTGAAGTTTACAAAACAGCAATATTGCCAAATCTCGACGAAGGTAATGCACTTGCTTTTGCCCATGGATTTAATATCCATTTTGGACAGATTGTTCCACCGGACTATGTAGATGTATTCCTTGTGGCACCGAAAGGACCAGGACACCTTGTTAGATGGCAGTATGAAGAAGGAAAAGGAGTTCCGGGACTGGTAGCAGTTCATCAGGACTTTACAGGAAAAGCAAAAGATATAGCCCTTGCTTATGCAAAAGGAATCGGTTGCACAAGGGCAGGACTTATAGAAACAACATTTGCAGAAGAAACAGAAACAGACCTATTTGGTGAACAGGCCGTTCTTTGTGGTGGTGCGACAGCATTAATAAAGGCTGGATTTGAAACACTCGTGGAAGCCGGTTATCAACCGGAAGTTGCTTATTTTGAATGTCTCCACGAACTTAAACTGATTGTTGATCTTATTTACCAGTATGGAATTTCAGGAATGAGATACTCAATTTCTGATACAGCAAGATACGGAGATGTAACAAGAGGAGATAGAATTTACAAAGCTGTAAAACCAATACACCAGAAAATCCTTGAGGAAATCCAGAGAGGCGAATTTGCTAAAGAATGGATACTTGAAAATGTTGCGAACAGACCACACTTTAATGCTATGGTTCAAAAAGACGAAAAACATCCTGTAGAGGAAGTTGGCAAAGAACTTAGAAAAATGATGCCATGGCTGGAAGGTAAAGGTCTGTAA
- a CDS encoding 2,5-diamino-6-(ribosylamino)-4(3H)-pyrimidinone 5'-phosphate reductase, with product MPRPYTIIVSEVTVDGKLTLRKGRSSKEIMQFMDEEANRYLHELRAKVDGIMVGAETIRTDNPYLTVRYVEGKNPTRIVPTSRADIPLDANILKKDAPTIIVTSKKAPQEKIDAIREKAEVLVVGEDSVDLVEMMNQLYQKGIKSLMVEGGSTLNWNLIRLGLVDEVRLIHIPFIVGGSDTPTLVGGEGFHSFDEVVKLKLRAHFLRGSHLITEWEIKFED from the coding sequence ATGCCAAGACCTTATACAATAATAGTTTCTGAAGTGACAGTTGATGGAAAACTTACCCTTAGAAAAGGAAGGTCTTCAAAAGAAATTATGCAATTTATGGATGAGGAAGCTAACAGATATCTACATGAACTTAGGGCAAAAGTTGATGGAATAATGGTAGGAGCGGAAACAATAAGAACGGACAACCCATATCTAACGGTTAGATATGTTGAAGGTAAAAACCCAACCAGAATTGTTCCCACTTCAAGAGCAGATATACCCCTTGATGCCAATATACTAAAAAAAGATGCACCAACAATAATAGTTACTTCTAAAAAAGCTCCACAAGAGAAGATAGACGCCATAAGAGAAAAAGCAGAAGTTCTGGTGGTAGGTGAAGATAGTGTAGACCTTGTAGAAATGATGAACCAGCTTTATCAAAAAGGAATAAAATCACTTATGGTTGAAGGAGGTTCAACTTTAAACTGGAATCTTATTAGACTGGGACTTGTTGACGAAGTTAGGTTAATACATATTCCATTCATAGTAGGCGGTTCTGATACACCAACCCTTGTTGGTGGAGAAGGTTTTCATTCATTTGATGAGGTAGTTAAACTTAAACTAAGAGCCCATTTTTTAAGAGGTTCACATCTAATCACAGAATGGGAGATTAAATTTGAGGATTAA
- a CDS encoding CDP-alcohol phosphatidyltransferase family protein, producing the protein MNLTSKRKSLKKLYEPFGLIFIKAHITPNVITLISIAMGLLAAFSYYKEKPLTAAFFLFLSGFFDLMDGIVARGTEKSSKFGAVFDWLADKFVDGFVLFFIGITYSTPVLTALAIVVNMLHTFIKPVAYAEIGFANRQKGKIDDPLEGIGFFGRPETLISIIIFSILEHFHLFGGLETGFKIITALMTLSLAQRIIYLYIKYNKDYD; encoded by the coding sequence ATGAATTTAACATCAAAAAGAAAATCTTTAAAAAAACTTTATGAGCCCTTCGGGCTCATTTTTATAAAGGCACATATTACTCCAAATGTTATTACCCTGATATCTATAGCTATGGGTTTATTGGCAGCATTTTCCTATTACAAAGAAAAGCCTTTAACTGCTGCCTTTTTCCTATTTTTAAGTGGATTTTTTGACCTTATGGACGGCATTGTAGCAAGGGGAACAGAAAAATCTTCAAAATTTGGTGCTGTATTCGACTGGCTGGCAGATAAATTCGTTGATGGATTTGTGTTATTTTTTATTGGAATAACATATTCAACCCCTGTGCTTACTGCACTTGCTATAGTCGTTAATATGCTCCACACATTTATAAAACCTGTTGCCTATGCAGAAATAGGATTTGCAAATAGACAAAAAGGTAAAATTGATGACCCCCTTGAAGGAATAGGCTTTTTTGGAAGACCGGAAACCCTAATATCTATAATTATTTTCTCTATACTTGAACATTTTCATCTGTTCGGAGGACTGGAAACAGGGTTCAAAATAATCACAGCCCTAATGACACTTTCCTTAGCACAGCGGATTATTTATCTCTATATAAAATACAACAAAGATTATGACTAA